In Mastigocladopsis repens PCC 10914, a single window of DNA contains:
- a CDS encoding MBL fold metallo-hydrolase, which produces MSDRLLVSSGIDTGEGASELECLPFGVHHDDEGVCLLMRMGPHRILLDCGLADISPLVKGLTKSARRGNSPLPADLVLVSHAHPDHARGLLALHKAYPLLPIYASEVTSKLLPLNWLEQDRQEVSQFCQALPLRSPVEFKDGLVAELFPAGHLPGAVAILLTYTTQERSYKVLYTGDFFLSNSRLVEGLRLEELRGIELDVLIIEGSYGTSRHPHRRSQENQLAERINRAIAERCSVLLPTPSLGLGQELLMLLRSHHHFTGRDLDIWVDGSVAIGCDAYLELLTNLPSSVQNFARHQPLFWDERIRPRVRRMMPEQRPYLGNPCIILTDSTADVRQYCEPDTGSWLILLPEKTNIKINEEYSQLTTVETYLLAQHSDGPGTTQLIHNLRPQHVIFVHGSPAYLADLTSLEELQNRYHLHSPAAGTLVELPIGETFLQPAAPETNYEGELTELGTVVTITLPDAITADPRWRQFADTGLIEARWQGEDLILRGLSQRELLNQSGDRFIWSDVDCCGTCRYQRGQRCWNPASPLYNFKVTLEGYCPAFERNSEKSAES; this is translated from the coding sequence ATGAGCGATCGCCTGTTGGTGTCCTCTGGAATTGATACGGGGGAGGGGGCGAGTGAATTAGAATGTTTGCCCTTTGGTGTTCACCACGATGATGAAGGTGTTTGTTTGTTGATGCGGATGGGACCACACCGTATTTTGCTTGACTGTGGCTTGGCGGATATTTCACCCTTGGTGAAGGGATTAACAAAATCCGCACGTCGAGGAAATTCGCCCTTACCAGCAGATTTAGTCTTAGTCAGTCATGCCCATCCAGATCATGCCAGAGGGTTGCTAGCGCTGCACAAGGCATATCCGTTGTTACCTATATATGCCAGCGAAGTGACAAGCAAGTTGCTACCTCTCAATTGGCTGGAGCAAGACCGCCAGGAAGTATCGCAATTTTGTCAAGCGCTGCCATTGCGATCGCCAGTAGAATTCAAAGATGGTCTGGTGGCAGAATTATTTCCTGCGGGTCATCTACCTGGGGCTGTGGCAATTTTACTCACTTATACCACCCAAGAGCGCTCTTACAAGGTACTTTATACAGGCGACTTTTTTTTATCAAACTCGCGGTTGGTAGAAGGTTTGCGGTTGGAAGAATTACGGGGAATAGAGTTGGATGTGCTGATTATTGAAGGTAGCTATGGGACTTCCCGTCATCCCCACCGCCGTAGCCAAGAAAATCAACTTGCCGAAAGAATTAACCGCGCGATCGCGGAGCGTTGCTCCGTACTACTCCCCACGCCTAGTTTGGGGCTGGGTCAAGAACTGCTGATGCTTTTACGCAGTCATCACCATTTCACGGGACGAGATTTAGATATTTGGGTTGATGGTAGTGTCGCCATTGGATGCGATGCTTACTTAGAATTGCTAACCAATCTCCCTTCGTCAGTACAAAACTTTGCCCGCCATCAACCCCTATTTTGGGATGAACGGATACGTCCCCGTGTACGTCGAATGATGCCAGAACAGCGCCCTTATCTTGGCAATCCTTGTATTATCCTCACTGACTCCACAGCCGACGTACGACAATACTGCGAACCCGATACTGGTTCTTGGCTCATCCTTCTGCCAGAGAAAACTAATATAAAAATTAACGAAGAATACTCACAACTGACGACGGTCGAAACCTATCTCCTTGCCCAGCATAGTGATGGTCCTGGTACTACCCAGTTGATTCATAATTTGCGACCGCAACACGTCATCTTCGTCCACGGTTCTCCTGCTTACTTGGCAGACCTGACAAGTTTAGAAGAGTTGCAAAACCGATACCATCTCCATTCTCCCGCTGCGGGCACCTTGGTGGAACTGCCTATTGGTGAAACATTTTTACAACCAGCTGCCCCAGAAACAAATTATGAAGGCGAACTCACGGAATTGGGAACTGTAGTCACAATTACTCTACCCGATGCAATTACTGCCGACCCGCGTTGGCGACAGTTTGCCGACACAGGTTTAATTGAAGCCCGTTGGCAAGGAGAAGATTTGATATTGCGGGGACTATCGCAAAGAGAACTACTTAACCAAAGTGGCGATCGCTTTATCTGGTCTGATGTTGACTGCTGCGGTACTTGCCGTTACCAAAGAGGACAGCGCTGTTGGAATCCCGCGTCTCCGTTGTATAACTTCAAGGTGACTCTTGAAGGTTACTGCCCTGCTTTTGAACGTAACAGCGAAAAAAGTGCTGAGTCCTAA
- a CDS encoding DUF6679 family protein: MLHRKIYQLCCDGREVCVFLRDQQRWIERARIIDIEGDLVTLRYETDEEDEVCSWEEMVRLESIGAVTQKLASVPRGNVEPLLTEECPEVERIRNHYPDSNNPD; the protein is encoded by the coding sequence ATGCTACACCGCAAGATTTATCAATTGTGTTGCGATGGGCGGGAGGTATGCGTGTTCTTGCGGGACCAGCAACGCTGGATTGAACGCGCTCGCATCATCGATATAGAGGGAGACTTAGTCACCCTGCGTTATGAAACAGACGAAGAAGATGAAGTTTGTTCTTGGGAGGAAATGGTTCGCCTTGAAAGCATTGGCGCTGTAACGCAAAAATTAGCTTCAGTGCCACGCGGCAATGTAGAACCTCTTTTAACTGAAGAGTGTCCGGAAGTTGAACGTATCCGCAATCACTATCCAGACTCCAATAATCCAGACTAA